The Ruania alba genome window below encodes:
- a CDS encoding carbohydrate ABC transporter permease produces MKPKFLRGILVVVLALLALPFLFPTWWMATSSLKTTSEILQRPPTIWPEAPSGAPYGEVFALQPFAQQYWNSLYIAALVTVGTIFVAALAGYAFARIPFKGANLLFLVVLAGMLVPSEVTIVPLFRMVNTLGLIDTHWPLIVIPILGAPSVLATFIMRQFFITLPHELEEAGRMDGLGRWGMFAKIAFPLAGPAIAAVSIFTFLKSWNMYLEPIVYLSSRENFTLPQALTQYVDAYGGPIWNVQLAATTLTVIPVLIVFIFAQRQFIQGLAQTGLKG; encoded by the coding sequence ATGAAGCCTAAGTTCCTGCGTGGGATCCTGGTGGTCGTGCTGGCGCTGCTGGCGCTGCCGTTCCTGTTCCCCACCTGGTGGATGGCCACCTCGTCGCTGAAGACCACCAGCGAGATCCTGCAGCGACCTCCGACGATCTGGCCCGAGGCCCCCTCGGGGGCACCCTACGGTGAGGTCTTCGCACTGCAGCCGTTCGCGCAGCAGTACTGGAACTCGCTCTACATCGCGGCCCTGGTCACCGTGGGCACCATCTTCGTGGCAGCACTGGCCGGGTACGCCTTCGCGCGCATCCCGTTCAAGGGAGCGAACCTGTTGTTCCTCGTGGTGCTCGCCGGGATGCTGGTGCCCTCCGAGGTCACGATCGTGCCCCTTTTTCGGATGGTCAACACCCTCGGCCTGATCGACACACACTGGCCGTTGATCGTCATCCCGATCCTCGGCGCACCCAGCGTGCTGGCCACGTTCATCATGCGGCAGTTCTTCATCACGCTCCCGCACGAGCTCGAGGAGGCCGGTCGGATGGACGGGCTAGGGCGCTGGGGCATGTTCGCCAAGATCGCATTCCCGCTGGCCGGACCCGCGATCGCCGCCGTCTCGATCTTCACCTTCCTGAAGTCATGGAACATGTACCTGGAACCGATCGTGTACCTGTCCAGCCGCGAGAACTTCACCCTCCCGCAGGCACTCACCCAGTACGTCGACGCCTACGGCGGCCCGATCTGGAACGTCCAGCTCGCCGCCACCACACTGACCGTCATCCCGGTGCTGATCGTCTTCATCTTCGCCCAACGTCAGTTCATCCAAGGGCTCGCCCAGACCGGGCTCAAGGGTTGA
- a CDS encoding carbohydrate ABC transporter permease: MTDLTTAGPGRVTTAAPGRRTRPSTWRRRDAIAGYLFAAPAVVGSLAFVIAPLIAVVWYSLHEWNVLASTFTFEGAGNYERMLADTALHDSLTASAWFSLGVLVLNISLALGLAVLLNQRLPGTTFFRVAFFSPVVVSLVAWTIVWGFLLQVDGGINSFLATFGITGPNWLRTSITAMIAVVVVQVFKNVGLNMILFLSALQGVPEEIQEAATLDGAGAWRRFWSVTVPMISPTILLVSILTVVGSLETFALIDVLTQGGPGNSTTVLVYYLYRQAFQFNEFGYASAIAVLLFLIVLALTLVQWQTRKRWVHHEA, from the coding sequence ATGACCGATCTGACCACGGCCGGGCCCGGGCGTGTGACCACAGCCGCGCCCGGGCGGCGCACGCGCCCGTCTACCTGGCGCCGCCGCGATGCCATCGCCGGCTACCTTTTCGCTGCCCCGGCCGTGGTCGGGTCGCTCGCCTTCGTCATCGCACCGCTGATCGCAGTGGTCTGGTACAGCCTGCACGAGTGGAACGTGCTCGCCAGCACGTTCACGTTCGAAGGCGCCGGCAACTACGAACGGATGCTCGCTGATACTGCGCTGCACGACTCGCTCACGGCGAGCGCGTGGTTCTCCCTCGGCGTGCTCGTCCTGAACATCTCGCTCGCGCTCGGCCTCGCCGTGCTGCTCAACCAGCGCCTGCCCGGGACGACATTCTTCCGCGTGGCCTTCTTCTCCCCCGTGGTGGTCTCACTGGTCGCCTGGACGATCGTGTGGGGATTCCTGCTCCAGGTCGACGGTGGGATCAACTCATTCCTCGCCACCTTCGGCATCACGGGACCGAACTGGCTGCGCACCTCCATCACCGCGATGATCGCGGTGGTCGTGGTGCAGGTCTTCAAGAACGTCGGGCTGAACATGATCCTGTTCCTCTCCGCGCTCCAAGGTGTGCCGGAGGAGATCCAGGAGGCCGCCACTCTCGACGGAGCGGGCGCTTGGCGGCGGTTCTGGTCGGTCACCGTCCCGATGATCAGCCCCACCATCCTGCTGGTCTCGATCCTCACCGTGGTGGGCTCTCTGGAGACGTTCGCACTCATCGACGTGCTCACCCAGGGCGGACCGGGCAATTCCACGACCGTGCTCGTGTACTACCTGTACCGCCAAGCGTTCCAGTTCAACGAGTTCGGCTACGCCAGCGCCATCGCGGTGCTGCTGTTCCTGATCGTCCTCGCCCTCACCCTCGTGCAGTGGCAGACCCGAAAGCGGTGGGTGCACCATGAAGCCTAA
- a CDS encoding ABC transporter substrate-binding protein: MVHRRSVPALASLALAGLALAACTSGGTDGATPDPADGSVDLRMTVWTSDEGHLALFDEIADGYIEENPELVSSVTFETVPFDDYTSTLTTQLAGGNTPDLGWVFESNAPEFVSSGALTDVRPALAGSEGYEFDDIVPSALDLWSEGEGLYAYPFSNSPFVMFVNTDRIAESGQDDPADLVSSDEWTWDSARDISAASAEQLGGAGLVVRDFDYSDWGNLATVWGGWDAAPWSEDGTTCTFTDPAMVDAMTWIHDAAFADGAMPGPGTSADFFAGDVTMTVTQISRAAALDGSFEWDVLPLPAGPAGQQNIIGQAGVGVFENGENPEIAADFLAHFTSPESAEQLATYFPPPRESLLNAQTLADANPLLSEDQLESVVVGGITDAITKPAHPNFAQLQTTIRGELDALWTADADVEAVLANVCSAADPLLQD, translated from the coding sequence ATGGTTCACCGTAGATCCGTCCCCGCTCTCGCCTCACTCGCGCTCGCGGGCCTTGCGCTCGCCGCCTGCACGTCGGGCGGAACCGACGGCGCAACCCCTGACCCGGCCGACGGTAGCGTCGACCTGCGGATGACCGTCTGGACCTCCGACGAGGGACACCTCGCCCTGTTCGACGAGATCGCCGACGGCTACATCGAGGAGAACCCGGAGCTCGTCTCCTCGGTCACGTTCGAGACCGTGCCCTTCGACGACTACACGAGCACGCTCACCACCCAACTCGCCGGCGGGAACACCCCAGACCTGGGCTGGGTCTTCGAGTCCAATGCGCCCGAGTTCGTCTCCTCCGGTGCTCTCACGGACGTGCGGCCGGCCCTCGCTGGCAGCGAGGGGTACGAGTTCGACGACATCGTGCCCAGCGCGCTCGACCTGTGGTCCGAGGGTGAGGGGCTGTACGCCTACCCGTTCTCGAACTCGCCCTTCGTCATGTTCGTGAACACCGACCGGATCGCCGAGTCCGGGCAGGACGACCCCGCGGACCTGGTCTCCTCCGACGAGTGGACCTGGGACAGCGCGCGCGACATCTCCGCTGCGAGCGCCGAGCAGCTCGGCGGTGCCGGCCTCGTCGTTCGTGACTTCGACTACAGCGACTGGGGCAACCTCGCCACCGTGTGGGGCGGCTGGGACGCCGCACCGTGGTCGGAGGACGGGACCACCTGCACCTTCACCGACCCGGCCATGGTCGACGCGATGACCTGGATCCACGATGCTGCATTCGCCGACGGGGCCATGCCCGGCCCGGGGACGAGCGCCGACTTCTTCGCCGGCGATGTGACCATGACTGTCACCCAGATCTCCCGCGCGGCAGCCCTCGACGGCAGTTTCGAGTGGGACGTCCTGCCGCTGCCCGCCGGACCGGCAGGTCAGCAGAACATCATCGGGCAGGCAGGTGTCGGCGTCTTCGAGAATGGCGAGAACCCCGAGATCGCGGCCGACTTCCTGGCCCACTTCACCTCGCCGGAGAGCGCGGAGCAGCTCGCCACGTACTTTCCGCCGCCACGGGAGTCGCTGCTGAACGCACAGACCCTCGCCGACGCGAACCCACTGCTGAGCGAGGACCAGCTGGAATCCGTCGTCGTCGGCGGTATCACCGACGCCATCACGAAGCCGGCGCACCCGAACTTCGCGCAACTGCAGACCACCATCCGCGGCGAGCTGGACGCCCTGTGGACCGCAGACGCCGACGTCGAGGCTGTCCTCGCGAACGTGTGCTCGGCCGCCGACCCGCTCCTGCAGGACTGA
- a CDS encoding FAD-dependent oxidoreductase, with protein sequence MPEAQTQILVVGGGLGGVAAALAAADHGADVILTDEFDWLGGQSTSQAVPPDEHSWIEDFGCTARYRRFRDGIRDHYRRHYPLTDAARGRTDLNPGAGWVSKLCHEPRVAVAVIEEMLAAHRGTGKIQVIQPVRPIAATMDGHRVRTVELEDVGTGTRTTVVADYVVDATETGELLPLTGTEYVLGFESRAETGEPSAPEVAQPENVQAMSVCFAVDHVDGDHTIDRPEQYDYWRTYTTHYWGANLLSWSAPNPRTLEITHRHFSPNPGDDPLTVVADQAVNAGDGNLWTFRRILARDMFTPGSYDSDITLVNWPSIDYFDGPLIDVPADVAAQRLHAAKQLSLSMLYWMQTEAPRPDGGTGWPGLRLRGDVVGTDDGLAMAPYHRESRRIRALETVCEQDVSLAVRGDRGARRYPDSVGIGMYRIDLHPSTGGDNYIDVGAEPFEIPLGALIPQSTTNLLAGCKNIGTTHITNGCYRLHPVEWNIGEVAGLLAAECLKQGTTPHQVHGSRTLTDDLQAALVTDGVELHWPDGVQGY encoded by the coding sequence GTGCCCGAAGCACAGACACAGATCCTCGTCGTCGGCGGCGGACTCGGAGGGGTCGCCGCAGCGCTGGCCGCAGCGGACCACGGAGCCGATGTGATCCTGACCGATGAGTTCGACTGGCTCGGCGGCCAGTCCACCTCCCAAGCGGTGCCCCCCGACGAGCACTCCTGGATCGAGGACTTCGGGTGCACAGCGCGCTACCGGCGCTTCCGCGACGGGATCCGCGACCACTACCGCCGGCACTACCCGCTCACCGACGCCGCGCGGGGACGCACAGACCTGAACCCCGGGGCGGGCTGGGTCTCGAAGCTCTGCCACGAACCGCGTGTCGCAGTCGCTGTGATCGAGGAGATGCTCGCCGCGCATCGCGGGACCGGCAAGATTCAGGTGATCCAACCGGTGCGGCCGATCGCCGCCACCATGGACGGTCACCGCGTGCGCACCGTCGAGCTGGAGGACGTGGGCACCGGTACGCGCACCACGGTGGTCGCCGATTACGTCGTGGACGCGACGGAGACCGGCGAACTGCTGCCGCTGACCGGTACCGAGTACGTGCTCGGCTTCGAGTCGCGCGCCGAGACCGGCGAACCGAGTGCACCGGAGGTGGCCCAGCCGGAGAACGTGCAGGCGATGAGCGTGTGTTTCGCGGTCGACCACGTGGACGGCGATCACACCATCGACCGCCCCGAGCAGTACGACTACTGGCGCACCTACACCACGCACTACTGGGGCGCGAACTTGCTCAGCTGGAGCGCCCCGAACCCGCGCACCCTCGAGATCACGCACCGGCACTTCTCCCCGAACCCTGGCGATGACCCGCTCACCGTGGTGGCCGACCAAGCGGTCAATGCCGGGGACGGGAACCTGTGGACGTTCCGCCGGATCCTCGCCCGGGACATGTTCACCCCCGGCTCCTACGACAGCGACATCACGCTCGTGAACTGGCCGAGCATCGACTACTTCGACGGGCCGCTCATCGACGTCCCCGCCGACGTCGCGGCCCAGCGGCTGCACGCCGCCAAGCAGCTGAGCCTGTCGATGCTGTACTGGATGCAGACCGAGGCGCCCCGGCCCGACGGCGGTACCGGATGGCCCGGCCTGCGGCTGCGCGGCGATGTCGTCGGAACCGACGACGGGCTGGCGATGGCGCCATACCACCGGGAGAGCCGGCGCATCCGCGCCCTGGAAACGGTCTGCGAGCAGGACGTCTCGCTCGCCGTCCGCGGCGACCGTGGCGCGCGCCGCTACCCGGACAGTGTGGGCATCGGCATGTACCGCATCGATCTGCACCCCTCCACCGGCGGCGACAACTACATCGACGTCGGCGCCGAGCCGTTCGAGATCCCGCTCGGTGCGCTGATCCCCCAGTCCACCACGAACCTGCTCGCGGGCTGCAAGAACATCGGCACCACCCACATCACCAACGGCTGCTACCGCCTGCACCCGGTGGAGTGGAACATCGGTGAAGTTGCCGGACTACTCGCCGCCGAGTGCCTCAAGCAGGGCACCACGCCGCACCAGGTGCATGGCAGCCGCACCCTCACCGACGACCTGCAGGCCGCACTCGTGACCGATGGCGTCGAGCTGCACTGGCCCGACGGCGTCCAGGGCTACTGA
- a CDS encoding LacI family DNA-binding transcriptional regulator has translation MTTTRHESGRRSGSSRRPTQADVARLAGVSQTTVSLVLSGSGAAQRRVGEEVSERVLRAIELTGYVANPVAQSLAGGRTSIIGVYTYEPVFPHDAGNFYYPFLEGMEDEAQRLGVDLLLFTSMAPSHRGLTGGSGIRRLRVADGCVLLGRHSSPDDLAELVRQEFPFAFVGRRETPAGEVPFAGAAYQDATASVVEHLLELGHRRIALVNEYTGHESVEDRARGYRRAMAAAGLQPVTFDQGDRDAGDLLDALRASGMTAAAVSSDVVGRLRRAALDRGLTVPGDLSLARLGDPEIREDADVDWTGFLIPRMQMGAEALRIVARRLAGDEDTDAQVFIPCTLVDGSTAGPLAPSA, from the coding sequence ATGACGACGACACGCCACGAGAGCGGCCGCCGCTCAGGCTCGTCTCGTCGGCCCACCCAGGCCGATGTGGCCCGCCTGGCCGGTGTCAGCCAGACCACCGTCTCCCTGGTGCTCAGCGGCTCCGGTGCCGCGCAGCGCCGGGTCGGCGAGGAGGTGAGCGAGCGCGTCCTGCGCGCCATCGAGCTCACCGGCTACGTCGCGAACCCCGTGGCGCAGTCGCTCGCGGGTGGACGCACATCGATCATCGGCGTCTACACCTATGAGCCCGTGTTCCCGCACGATGCGGGCAACTTCTACTACCCCTTCCTCGAGGGGATGGAGGACGAGGCGCAGCGCCTCGGCGTGGACCTGCTGCTCTTCACCTCGATGGCACCGTCACACCGCGGGCTCACCGGCGGGTCCGGGATCCGGCGCCTGCGGGTGGCCGACGGCTGTGTGCTGCTCGGACGCCACAGCTCGCCCGACGATCTCGCCGAGCTCGTCCGGCAGGAGTTCCCGTTCGCGTTCGTCGGGCGTCGGGAGACCCCGGCCGGGGAGGTCCCGTTCGCGGGTGCGGCGTACCAGGATGCCACCGCGAGTGTCGTCGAGCACCTGCTCGAGCTGGGGCATCGGCGCATCGCGCTCGTGAACGAGTACACCGGCCACGAGTCGGTCGAGGACCGTGCCCGCGGGTACCGCCGCGCGATGGCCGCGGCGGGGCTCCAGCCCGTCACCTTCGACCAGGGCGATCGCGACGCGGGCGACCTGCTCGATGCCCTCCGCGCCAGCGGCATGACCGCCGCGGCTGTCTCCTCCGACGTCGTCGGGAGGCTCCGACGTGCAGCGCTGGACCGCGGCCTCACGGTCCCCGGTGACCTCTCCCTCGCCCGGCTCGGCGACCCCGAGATCCGCGAAGACGCGGACGTGGACTGGACCGGTTTCCTCATCCCGCGGATGCAGATGGGCGCTGAGGCACTGCGCATCGTCGCCCGCCGACTGGCCGGCGACGAGGACACCGACGCCCAGGTCTTCATCCCGTGCACCCTCGTCGACGGTTCCACCGCAGGTCCCCTCGCACCTTCGGCCTGA
- a CDS encoding DUF4127 family protein yields MKLRSRRPVRTFAGRALGIALAASLVVAAAPAAATPVPDSRTVWEGDGRPAGNNSLGEVALLPLDDRPYTWYAPLKLGGGAGYEVTTPESDVLGRHFTPGDGAQAGQWLTRAAEQADDTIVALPMLAYGGLLHSRDSAVSEDQAMANLEAVRQVREENPDERLYAFDTIMRLTPEGPWRTEIRHWATVLSEVENLGQEEKRPRLEELEAQIPEEVRTDYLETRARNHRINLRMIEWAAEGIYDYLIIGQDDASGTGLHRPEAEALAARIAELGVQDRVVLYPGADVVSSLLLAKIAVEEAGTEPAVYVEYSRVHGADWTAPYQNIRYQDLIHGYVHTIGGRITGDVDDADLVLMANTGGNQDSVAPFADRVADYLEDGHTVALGDDAIAGHTDLRLMNLLDEQIQRGSLDSYSGWNIGIPISQSLSRHALLQRAEAGDLGPGGAQSSAGPIAAWRTALLREAAEHTVELTLSEWVQTNAYRNYVRADTTAYASALGEPNPQIIATYYDKIDAYAREHTTPYAQMIFDDHFADVPRPVGTVDGQPLTLSAREVGEWNIFLPWLRTGELAAEPELITETGR; encoded by the coding sequence ATGAAGCTTCGATCGAGACGACCCGTCCGTACGTTCGCCGGCCGCGCCCTGGGGATAGCGCTGGCCGCATCGCTGGTGGTTGCCGCGGCGCCGGCCGCGGCAACGCCGGTTCCGGACTCGCGAACGGTCTGGGAGGGAGACGGGCGCCCAGCCGGGAACAACAGCCTCGGCGAGGTCGCCCTGCTCCCGCTCGACGACCGCCCCTACACCTGGTACGCCCCGCTGAAGCTGGGCGGTGGCGCCGGGTACGAGGTCACCACGCCCGAGTCGGACGTGCTCGGGCGCCACTTCACCCCGGGCGACGGAGCGCAGGCCGGCCAATGGCTGACCCGCGCGGCCGAGCAGGCCGACGACACGATCGTCGCACTGCCGATGCTCGCCTACGGGGGACTGCTGCACTCCCGGGACAGCGCGGTCAGTGAAGACCAGGCGATGGCGAACCTGGAGGCGGTACGGCAGGTCCGCGAGGAGAACCCGGACGAGCGCCTGTACGCCTTCGACACCATCATGCGACTCACCCCGGAAGGGCCCTGGCGCACCGAGATCCGGCACTGGGCGACCGTGCTGTCCGAGGTGGAGAACCTCGGACAGGAGGAGAAGCGCCCCCGACTCGAGGAGCTCGAGGCACAGATTCCCGAGGAGGTGCGCACCGACTACCTGGAGACCCGGGCGCGCAACCACCGGATCAACCTGCGGATGATCGAGTGGGCGGCCGAAGGAATATACGACTACCTGATCATCGGCCAGGACGACGCCTCAGGGACCGGGCTGCACCGGCCGGAGGCCGAGGCACTCGCGGCGCGCATCGCCGAGCTGGGCGTGCAGGATCGGGTGGTGCTCTACCCGGGTGCTGACGTCGTCTCCTCCCTGCTGCTGGCGAAGATCGCCGTCGAGGAGGCCGGGACGGAACCCGCCGTCTACGTGGAGTACTCCCGCGTGCACGGTGCAGACTGGACGGCCCCATACCAGAACATCCGCTACCAGGACCTGATCCACGGATACGTGCACACCATCGGGGGCCGGATCACCGGGGATGTCGACGACGCCGACCTCGTGCTGATGGCCAACACAGGAGGCAATCAGGATTCGGTCGCACCGTTCGCCGACCGAGTGGCGGACTATCTCGAGGACGGGCACACGGTCGCACTCGGGGACGACGCCATCGCCGGCCACACCGATCTGCGCCTGATGAACCTGCTCGACGAACAGATCCAGCGGGGGAGTCTCGACTCCTACTCCGGGTGGAACATCGGCATCCCGATCTCCCAGTCGCTGAGCCGCCATGCCCTGCTGCAGCGCGCCGAGGCCGGTGACCTCGGGCCGGGCGGTGCGCAGTCCTCAGCAGGCCCGATCGCCGCGTGGCGCACGGCGCTGCTCCGTGAGGCGGCCGAGCACACCGTGGAGCTGACCCTCTCCGAGTGGGTGCAGACGAACGCCTACCGGAACTATGTGCGGGCCGACACCACGGCCTACGCTTCCGCGCTCGGGGAGCCGAACCCGCAGATCATCGCCACCTACTACGACAAGATCGACGCCTACGCGCGTGAGCACACCACGCCGTACGCGCAGATGATCTTCGACGACCATTTCGCCGACGTCCCGCGTCCGGTCGGCACGGTCGACGGTCAGCCCCTGACCCTCAGCGCCCGCGAGGTGGGCGAATGGAACATCTTCCTGCCCTGGCTGCGCACCGGTGAGCTCGCCGCGGAGCCGGAGCTGATCACGGAGACCGGACGATGA
- a CDS encoding ROK family protein gives MIGVDLGGTKTAGAVVDLDGQVLTRTAVPTPAAGGAAALLDAVAALVTDLAGSVNALVRGVGIGTAGVVDVPSGRIVAATDILPGWAGTAVPAGLRARVPALGAMPVHVQNDVDAHAAGEVWLGAAAGLDTVLLIAVGTGVGGAVVRHGQVLRGAHRMSGDVAHMPTPGAEGLRCACGRLGHLEALASGPSLHRYYLASGGDPHSPDTRDVVARAQAGEETAIRAVRTAATALGRAMAGAAAVLDPDAVIITGGMAGAGALWWQTMESTFRGELAEPLAQLPVRRAQLADGAILGAARGAWDQVKET, from the coding sequence GTGATCGGTGTCGACCTCGGCGGCACCAAGACCGCCGGTGCCGTGGTGGACCTGGACGGGCAGGTGCTCACCCGCACAGCCGTGCCCACCCCGGCAGCCGGGGGCGCGGCGGCCCTGCTGGATGCCGTCGCAGCCCTCGTCACCGATCTCGCCGGGTCGGTGAACGCACTGGTCCGGGGGGTCGGGATCGGTACCGCCGGCGTCGTGGACGTGCCCTCCGGCCGGATCGTCGCGGCCACCGACATCCTCCCCGGCTGGGCCGGCACCGCCGTCCCCGCGGGCCTCCGTGCCCGGGTGCCGGCGCTCGGAGCCATGCCGGTACACGTGCAGAACGACGTGGACGCACACGCCGCCGGCGAGGTCTGGCTCGGCGCCGCCGCGGGCCTGGACACGGTGCTGCTGATCGCCGTGGGAACCGGGGTTGGCGGTGCGGTCGTGCGGCACGGCCAGGTGCTCCGCGGCGCGCACCGGATGAGCGGCGACGTCGCCCACATGCCGACCCCCGGGGCCGAAGGCCTGCGCTGCGCATGCGGACGCCTCGGGCACCTGGAGGCGCTCGCCTCCGGGCCCTCACTGCACCGCTACTACCTCGCCTCCGGGGGCGACCCGCACAGCCCGGACACCCGCGACGTCGTCGCCCGCGCACAGGCGGGGGAGGAGACCGCGATCCGGGCCGTCCGGACCGCCGCCACGGCCCTCGGGCGTGCGATGGCCGGAGCCGCGGCAGTGCTGGACCCGGACGCGGTGATCATCACCGGCGGGATGGCCGGAGCCGGCGCGCTGTGGTGGCAGACGATGGAATCGACGTTCCGCGGCGAGCTGGCCGAACCACTCGCGCAACTCCCGGTGCGGCGCGCGCAGCTCGCCGACGGGGCGATCCTCGGCGCCGCCCGGGGCGCCTGGGACCAGGTGAAGGAGACCTAG
- a CDS encoding N-acetylmannosamine-6-phosphate 2-epimerase — protein MDRTALLDQLRARLIVSCQAYPGEPMRDPRTMAQVAQAAVAGGAAAIRAQGEEDVRQVSSAVDVPVIGLIKDGNDGVFITPTLEHALTVARAGAQVVALDGTRRPRPDGRTLAETIAEFRDGSDALLMADCGSVGDALGAVEAGADLIGTTLAGYTGERPRTDGPDLALLEDLAARLDVPVIAEGRIHSPAQAAETLAAGAFAVCVGTAITHPTTITSWFTEALAVPGTDG, from the coding sequence ATGGACCGAACTGCACTGCTCGACCAGCTCCGCGCCCGGCTGATCGTGTCCTGTCAGGCCTACCCCGGCGAACCCATGCGCGACCCGCGCACCATGGCCCAGGTGGCCCAGGCCGCCGTGGCCGGGGGAGCGGCGGCCATTCGTGCGCAGGGCGAGGAGGACGTACGGCAGGTGAGCTCCGCCGTCGACGTTCCGGTGATCGGGCTGATCAAGGACGGCAACGACGGCGTATTCATCACGCCCACGCTCGAACACGCCCTGACGGTGGCCCGGGCCGGTGCGCAGGTGGTGGCGCTGGATGGCACGCGACGGCCCCGACCGGACGGACGTACCCTCGCCGAGACCATCGCGGAGTTCCGGGACGGCTCCGATGCCCTGCTGATGGCCGATTGCGGATCGGTCGGCGACGCGCTCGGGGCGGTCGAGGCCGGTGCCGACCTCATCGGCACCACGCTCGCCGGCTACACCGGTGAACGACCGCGCACTGACGGTCCCGACCTGGCGCTCCTCGAGGATCTGGCCGCCCGACTCGACGTGCCGGTGATCGCCGAAGGACGGATCCACTCGCCCGCGCAGGCTGCCGAGACGCTCGCGGCTGGGGCGTTCGCCGTGTGCGTGGGCACCGCGATCACGCATCCGACCACGATCACCAGCTGGTTCACCGAGGCACTGGCAGTACCCGGCACGGACGGTTGA
- a CDS encoding DUF885 domain-containing protein, giving the protein MTGTPGSRPRTATDAVADDYVRTLTELSPMFATEVGLPGREDALDDHSPDGLAALTQAAYDTLRALDAVTPADEVDRVTQHAMRERLGLEIELAEADEHLADLNVIASPVQSIREIFDLMPTDTPEAWRTIAARMQAVPGAVAGYIDSLRLGAARGRMAAVRQVEAGIEEAEGLAGAEGFWQSFADGARIDGHEPPPEVVAALATGAEAARAGYAALAEALRELAPLAPARDAVGPERYARFSRTFLGAEVDLDETYEWGLAELESIIAEQQVLAERLSGPGASIEQAMAELDADPARTLHGTEALREWMQSTADEAVAALAGTQFDVPDPVRTIECCIAPTESGGIYYTPPSSDFSRPGRMWWSVPPGVTEFATWREKTTVYHEGVPGHHLQIGQTVYRADALNDWRRMACWVSGHGEGWALYAERLMQDLGFLDDPADAIGMLDGQRLRAARVVIDIGVHLGKPCPPQWGGGTWDAEKAWPFLDANVNMPEGFKRFELNRYLGWPGQAPSYKVGQRLWEQLRDETRAREGAEFDLARFHRRALDVGSVGLDTLRTALLG; this is encoded by the coding sequence ATGACCGGCACCCCAGGTTCACGCCCGCGCACCGCCACCGACGCTGTCGCCGACGATTACGTCCGCACGCTCACCGAGCTCAGCCCGATGTTCGCCACCGAGGTCGGGCTGCCCGGCCGCGAGGATGCCCTCGACGACCATTCTCCCGACGGTCTGGCCGCCCTCACGCAGGCCGCGTACGACACCCTGCGGGCGCTGGACGCCGTCACCCCGGCCGACGAGGTGGACCGGGTGACCCAGCACGCCATGCGGGAGCGTCTCGGCCTGGAGATCGAGCTGGCCGAGGCCGACGAGCACCTCGCCGACCTGAACGTGATCGCCTCCCCGGTGCAGAGCATCCGGGAGATCTTCGACCTGATGCCCACCGATACCCCCGAGGCGTGGCGCACGATCGCCGCCCGGATGCAGGCGGTGCCCGGGGCGGTCGCCGGCTACATCGACTCCCTCCGCCTGGGTGCCGCGCGTGGCCGGATGGCCGCGGTCCGCCAGGTGGAGGCCGGGATCGAGGAGGCCGAGGGGCTCGCCGGTGCCGAGGGGTTCTGGCAGTCCTTCGCCGACGGCGCACGCATCGATGGTCACGAGCCGCCCCCGGAGGTGGTGGCCGCCCTGGCCACGGGCGCCGAGGCCGCTCGCGCCGGGTACGCGGCACTCGCCGAGGCGCTCCGGGAGCTGGCGCCCCTGGCCCCGGCGCGGGACGCCGTCGGGCCGGAGCGGTACGCCCGGTTCTCCCGTACCTTCCTCGGCGCCGAGGTGGACCTGGACGAGACCTACGAGTGGGGCTTGGCCGAGCTGGAGTCGATCATCGCCGAGCAGCAGGTGCTGGCGGAGCGGCTCAGCGGTCCGGGCGCCAGCATCGAGCAGGCGATGGCCGAGCTGGATGCGGACCCCGCCCGGACCCTGCACGGCACCGAGGCGCTGCGGGAGTGGATGCAGAGCACTGCCGACGAGGCCGTCGCAGCCCTGGCCGGCACCCAGTTCGACGTCCCGGACCCGGTGCGCACCATCGAGTGCTGCATCGCCCCCACGGAGAGCGGCGGGATCTACTACACCCCGCCCAGCAGCGACTTCTCCCGCCCCGGGCGGATGTGGTGGTCGGTGCCGCCGGGGGTGACCGAGTTCGCCACCTGGCGGGAGAAGACCACCGTCTACCACGAGGGGGTGCCGGGCCATCACCTGCAGATCGGGCAGACCGTGTACCGGGCGGACGCCCTGAACGACTGGCGCCGGATGGCCTGCTGGGTGAGCGGGCACGGCGAGGGCTGGGCGCTGTACGCGGAGCGGTTGATGCAAGACCTGGGATTCCTGGACGACCCGGCCGATGCGATCGGGATGCTCGACGGGCAGCGGCTGCGCGCCGCCCGCGTGGTGATCGACATCGGCGTGCACCTCGGCAAACCGTGCCCGCCTCAGTGGGGCGGCGGTACCTGGGACGCGGAGAAGGCCTGGCCCTTCCTGGACGCGAACGTGAACATGCCGGAGGGGTTCAAGCGGTTCGAGCTGAACCGCTACCTCGGCTGGCCTGGGCAGGCGCCCTCGTACAAGGTGGGGCAGCGGCTCTGGGAGCAGCTGCGCGACGAGACTCGCGCTCGAGAGGGCGCAGAGTTCGACCTGGCGCGCTTCCACCGCCGTGCCCTGGACGTGGGGTCGGTGGGCCTGGACACGTTGCGGACCGCGCTGCTCGGCTAA